From Flavipsychrobacter sp., a single genomic window includes:
- a CDS encoding tetratricopeptide repeat protein, with protein MESQKIKQLQKEYDSLVDERSKLDTLVDLGIEIRNFDADRASEIADEIIERSRKLGYPKGEGRGLNLKGSCYWLQGDYDEGLEELQKAYIIAKRINERQLKARVLNNFGNIHRDLGDLAKALNYFEDALAINEELGDELAQSVNMTSIAVLLYDLNDFDSALEYALRCLPIFERAHDTTRVSTLYNTLGNIYFKQKQYDEALRYFDLNIENTNPGTSAYVMALSGIGKINFRIGNYDKAKSYLKKAQSEAEEHENAEVQIICNYYLGRIAVAEGDYRQALDYMNTAFDMADDYMRKHDMMSIHESLSMLYDRMGDIPKAFHHLKAYELLKEEIFKQTTFNKLRNLQIRQRVELAQKEKEVAQRTAELKQQFMANMSHEIRTPMNAIVGMSRLLLSKEPREDQLRYLNAIQQSADNLLVIINDILDLSKIEAGKIEIEQTDFTIQEIIDSVKDVLLFKAEEKGIELKVSVAEDIPTRVVGDPTRINQILMNLAGNAVKFTDKGHVSIDATLEKVADNKHWIKFDVSDTGIGISPEYVENIFESFTQAGTDIARKFGGTGLGLTISKQLTTLMNGDISLKSKLGEGTTFSVLIPLALADNQEPEVKKNIVDTDTIDKLKNVKVLLVEDNEFNKMVAEDILKETLPGITIIHASNGEEAVEKIAHNHYDIVLMDIQMPVMDGVAATKKIRSELPSPASDVYIIAMTANVLQEDVKKYFEAGMNAYVSKPFQTDELLLKMAAVWDHDSKKGNNNTLPDPVEPPKVATKQLPDKVTNMQFLKQLTNSQPEKMNKYIGMFLENCPRLLNNIAVAMEEKDYQAVKIAAHSMKPQLSYIGVKEEVSHIFLIEQTSGESAHYDRLPKLIANLNAVCDKAFEELKSR; from the coding sequence TAAGAAACTTTGACGCAGACCGTGCATCGGAAATAGCTGATGAGATAATAGAAAGATCTCGTAAGCTAGGATACCCAAAAGGAGAAGGACGAGGACTAAACCTTAAAGGCTCCTGCTATTGGCTACAAGGAGATTATGATGAAGGCCTTGAAGAATTGCAGAAAGCATATATCATAGCTAAGCGAATCAATGAACGGCAACTAAAAGCACGCGTACTTAACAACTTTGGGAATATCCATCGAGATCTTGGCGACCTTGCTAAAGCACTTAACTATTTTGAAGATGCACTGGCCATCAACGAAGAATTGGGAGACGAGCTGGCGCAATCGGTAAACATGACAAGTATTGCCGTACTGCTTTACGACCTTAATGATTTTGATAGTGCCTTAGAATATGCCCTTCGCTGTTTGCCTATATTTGAAAGAGCTCACGATACGACTAGAGTAAGTACGCTATATAATACACTTGGCAACATCTACTTTAAGCAAAAACAATACGATGAGGCCTTACGTTATTTTGACCTCAATATCGAGAACACCAACCCCGGCACATCTGCTTATGTAATGGCACTTAGCGGCATCGGTAAGATCAACTTTAGGATAGGTAACTACGATAAAGCCAAAAGCTACCTTAAAAAAGCACAATCAGAAGCGGAGGAACATGAAAATGCAGAAGTACAGATCATCTGTAACTACTACCTTGGGCGCATAGCTGTTGCCGAGGGAGACTATAGGCAGGCTTTAGACTATATGAATACTGCCTTTGACATGGCAGATGACTATATGCGTAAGCATGATATGATGAGCATACACGAAAGCTTATCAATGCTTTACGACAGAATGGGTGATATACCCAAAGCCTTCCACCACCTTAAAGCTTACGAGCTACTCAAGGAAGAGATATTTAAGCAAACTACATTTAACAAACTACGTAACCTACAAATACGCCAGCGTGTAGAGCTTGCACAAAAAGAGAAAGAAGTAGCACAACGCACTGCTGAACTCAAACAGCAATTCATGGCAAATATGAGCCATGAAATACGTACTCCGATGAATGCGATAGTGGGCATGAGTAGGCTCTTACTCAGCAAGGAGCCAAGAGAAGACCAATTGCGCTACCTAAATGCCATTCAGCAATCAGCTGACAACCTTTTAGTAATTATTAACGACATCTTAGACCTCTCAAAAATAGAGGCGGGGAAAATAGAAATAGAACAAACCGACTTTACAATACAGGAAATCATCGATAGTGTTAAGGATGTCTTACTCTTCAAAGCTGAGGAAAAAGGTATTGAACTTAAGGTTTCCGTTGCCGAAGACATACCTACTAGGGTTGTTGGAGACCCTACCCGTATCAACCAGATATTGATGAATCTTGCAGGTAATGCGGTGAAGTTTACCGACAAAGGACATGTAAGCATTGACGCTACACTGGAAAAAGTAGCCGATAATAAACACTGGATAAAATTTGATGTATCAGATACAGGTATAGGTATCTCTCCTGAATATGTAGAGAATATCTTTGAAAGCTTTACGCAAGCAGGTACTGACATTGCCAGGAAGTTTGGAGGAACTGGACTTGGACTAACCATATCCAAGCAACTCACCACCCTAATGAATGGCGATATAAGCCTAAAAAGCAAGCTTGGAGAAGGGACAACATTTAGTGTACTCATACCATTGGCACTGGCAGACAATCAAGAACCAGAAGTAAAAAAGAACATTGTAGATACCGACACTATAGACAAACTTAAAAACGTAAAGGTACTCTTGGTAGAAGACAATGAATTCAACAAGATGGTTGCTGAAGATATACTAAAAGAGACCTTACCCGGTATTACCATTATTCATGCTTCAAATGGAGAAGAAGCTGTTGAGAAAATAGCGCATAACCATTATGACATAGTGCTAATGGATATTCAAATGCCTGTAATGGACGGTGTTGCCGCTACAAAGAAAATACGATCAGAGCTACCTAGCCCGGCGTCCGATGTATATATCATAGCTATGACGGCCAACGTGCTGCAGGAGGATGTGAAAAAATACTTTGAAGCAGGCATGAATGCTTATGTCTCCAAGCCTTTCCAAACCGATGAGTTACTACTAAAAATGGCTGCGGTATGGGATCATGATAGTAAGAAAGGCAATAACAATACACTACCCGACCCTGTTGAACCACCAAAAGTAGCAACAAAGCAGCTACCGGATAAGGTGACCAATATGCAGTTTTTAAAACAACTGACTAATAGTCAACCCGAAAAGATGAATAAATACATCGGTATGTTTTTAGAGAACTGCCCAAGGTTATTGAACAATATTGCTGTAGCAATGGAGGAAAAAGATTACCAAGCAGTAAAAATTGCAGCACATTCTATGAAGCCACAACTCTCTTATATAGGTGTAAAAGAAGAAGTTAGCCATATATTTCTCATAGAGCAAACCTCGGGAGAATCTGCTCACTATGACAGGTTGCCGAAGTTGATAGCAAATTTAAATGCCGTTTGTGATAAGGCATTTGAAGAATTGAAGTCACGATAA
- a CDS encoding response regulator encodes MATDDKRYIYLVDDEPIQNEMLKDYLSERFLYGIKVFDNGEEALKHMDLNTEIVVLDYHLSAHKKDAKNGVEILKEIKEKYPDKQVIMLSGQDKLEVAVDSMKYGAYDYVVKGETAFSRIENVINNVSELHKVRTINNAYKRTIVFLGVVIFLITVLAIYLGFFTTAYSSISN; translated from the coding sequence ATGGCAACAGATGACAAGCGTTATATATATCTGGTAGATGACGAGCCTATCCAGAATGAAATGCTAAAAGATTATTTATCAGAGCGCTTCTTATACGGCATCAAAGTATTTGACAATGGAGAAGAAGCTTTAAAGCATATGGATCTAAATACCGAGATAGTTGTTCTGGACTATCACTTGAGCGCCCATAAAAAGGATGCTAAAAACGGTGTTGAGATATTAAAAGAAATAAAAGAGAAATATCCTGACAAGCAAGTCATCATGTTATCTGGTCAAGACAAGCTAGAAGTAGCTGTAGACAGCATGAAATATGGCGCTTATGACTATGTGGTAAAAGGAGAAACAGCCTTTTCTCGTATAGAAAACGTTATTAATAACGTTAGTGAGCTGCATAAAGTGAGAACAATAAACAATGCGTATAAGCGCACTATTGTATTCTTAGGTGTAGTAATATTCCTAATTACAGTTCTTGCTATATACCTAGGCTTTTTTACAACCGCCTACTCTAGTATATCCAACTAA
- a CDS encoding pyridoxal phosphate-dependent aminotransferase — MQLANRLDRVSEPQTIKMAKLGRELRAQGIDVIDLSLGEPDFFTPKHICDAATQAMADGYTKYTPVAGYPDLRAAICNKLKRDNNLDYKPEQIIVSTGAKQSLANVILSIVNPNDEVIIPTPYWVTYSALVELAEGKPTFITCPIEDDFKLTADKLKAVISEKTKLFIFSSPCNPSGSVYSKDELKALVDVFKEYPKCAIVSDEIYEYINYTGKHESIAQFDKIKDRVVIVNGFSKGFAMTGWRLGYVAGPQDLVQACEQLQGQFTSGTNSIAQRAAITALTEDLAPTIAMREAFHERRDFVIASLKEIEGIQINMPQGAFYAFPNVSSFYGKKNGDTIINNDEDLCMYLLHSAHVSTVKGSAFGNGNCIRISFATSMEKLKDAMSRIQKALADLQ; from the coding sequence ATGCAATTAGCTAATAGATTAGACAGAGTATCAGAACCACAGACGATAAAAATGGCTAAACTTGGTCGCGAACTACGCGCTCAAGGTATTGATGTGATCGACCTAAGCTTGGGCGAACCCGACTTTTTCACACCTAAACATATATGTGATGCTGCTACCCAAGCTATGGCAGATGGATATACCAAATACACACCCGTAGCCGGCTACCCTGATCTACGAGCGGCAATTTGCAACAAACTAAAGAGAGATAATAACCTAGACTACAAACCTGAACAAATAATTGTATCAACAGGTGCTAAACAATCATTAGCCAACGTTATACTAAGCATTGTAAACCCTAATGACGAAGTAATCATTCCCACTCCATACTGGGTAACCTATAGTGCATTAGTAGAGTTGGCAGAAGGCAAGCCTACTTTCATTACCTGTCCTATAGAAGACGACTTTAAGTTGACCGCTGACAAACTAAAAGCCGTTATCTCTGAAAAAACAAAGCTGTTCATATTCTCTTCTCCTTGTAACCCAAGTGGCAGTGTATACTCTAAAGATGAATTAAAAGCATTGGTAGATGTTTTTAAAGAATACCCTAAATGTGCTATCGTTAGTGATGAAATATATGAGTATATCAACTATACTGGAAAGCATGAATCAATTGCCCAGTTTGATAAAATAAAAGACCGAGTAGTTATCGTAAACGGATTTTCTAAAGGGTTTGCAATGACAGGCTGGCGTCTTGGCTATGTTGCAGGGCCACAAGATCTGGTACAGGCTTGCGAGCAACTACAAGGACAATTTACCTCTGGTACCAATTCTATAGCACAACGTGCAGCTATTACAGCCCTTACAGAAGACTTGGCACCAACTATAGCTATGAGGGAAGCTTTTCATGAACGTAGAGATTTTGTAATAGCATCACTAAAAGAAATAGAAGGCATACAAATAAATATGCCACAGGGGGCATTTTATGCCTTCCCTAACGTTAGCAGTTTTTACGGCAAGAAAAATGGAGATACTATAATCAACAACGACGAGGATCTATGCATGTACTTATTACATAGCGCTCATGTTAGTACTGTTAAAGGTTCTGCTTTTGGCAATGGCAACTGTATCCGTATATCATTTGCCACTTCTATGGAAAAGCTAAAGGATGCTATGAGTCGTATACAAAAGGCTTTGGCTGACCTACAATAG
- a CDS encoding DUF4296 domain-containing protein, with translation MKQFLFYFLCLVVLVACEPKEQPAPVSKEQMQQILTDINYAEVYSTMVNDSLQQIMNKNKDSLAVYYNTILTHHGITMDELIESFSWYQKHPDVLEAVYQDMIPDITTQQDLLDVKQNN, from the coding sequence ATGAAGCAATTCTTGTTTTATTTCTTGTGTTTGGTAGTGCTTGTTGCTTGCGAACCCAAAGAGCAACCTGCTCCTGTATCTAAGGAACAAATGCAGCAGATATTAACTGATATTAACTATGCAGAGGTGTATAGTACTATGGTTAATGATAGTCTACAGCAGATTATGAATAAGAATAAAGACTCTCTGGCGGTATATTACAATACAATACTAACGCATCATGGTATCACAATGGATGAGCTAATAGAAAGCTTTAGCTGGTATCAAAAACATCCAGATGTCTTGGAAGCAGTATATCAGGATATGATACCTGATATTACAACACAGCAAGATTTGCTCGACGTTAAGCAGAATAACTAA
- a CDS encoding DUF4835 family protein, whose amino-acid sequence MLKKLFSTILLTLSTLSILQAQELNCNVRVMHDAIQNVDKELFVQMEKAITEFLNTRKWTNDQFNPNEKIECNVLLNVTEPLSGVQNGFKATLNIQASRPVYNTSYNSPIVNYIDRDVIFSYSQFAPLQYDDNRVAGTNAFASNLTAILAYYSYLIIGLDYDSFKPNGGSEYLKKAQNVVNNAPEQGKSIRGWKAVEGNRNRYWILDQLLNPRFKALRAYWYNMHRVGLDNMYKKPEESRMVILQGINTLSQLQRENPGAVLLQFFFNAKSDEIASVVAQIPKDQRGLYITMLQQVDVPNAQKYNSLKK is encoded by the coding sequence ATGCTGAAAAAACTATTTAGCACTATTTTATTGACACTATCTACATTGTCCATATTACAGGCTCAAGAGCTGAACTGTAATGTGCGGGTAATGCATGATGCTATACAGAATGTAGACAAGGAGCTTTTTGTGCAAATGGAGAAAGCCATAACTGAGTTTTTAAACACTAGGAAGTGGACCAATGACCAGTTTAACCCCAATGAAAAAATTGAGTGTAATGTATTGCTTAATGTTACAGAACCTCTAAGCGGTGTGCAAAATGGTTTTAAAGCTACTCTTAATATTCAAGCATCAAGACCGGTATATAATACTTCTTATAATAGCCCAATTGTCAACTATATAGATAGGGATGTTATTTTTAGCTATTCTCAATTTGCTCCTTTGCAGTACGATGATAATAGAGTGGCAGGAACAAATGCCTTTGCTTCAAACCTAACAGCTATACTGGCTTATTATTCTTATTTGATCATTGGTTTAGACTATGACAGTTTTAAGCCCAATGGCGGCTCGGAGTACTTAAAGAAAGCGCAAAACGTAGTGAATAACGCACCGGAGCAAGGTAAGTCAATAAGAGGCTGGAAAGCAGTAGAGGGAAATAGGAATAGGTACTGGATATTAGACCAGTTGCTTAATCCTCGTTTCAAGGCACTTAGAGCATATTGGTATAATATGCATAGAGTAGGGCTGGACAATATGTATAAGAAGCCCGAAGAGTCTAGAATGGTAATACTTCAAGGAATAAATACACTAAGCCAGTTGCAGAGAGAAAATCCCGGAGCTGTTTTACTTCAGTTTTTCTTTAATGCTAAAAGTGATGAAATTGCCAGTGTAGTAGCTCAAATACCTAAAGACCAGAGAGGGCTATATATTACAATGCTACAACAGGTAGATGTGCCTAATGCCCAAAAGTATAACTCTTTAAAAAAGTAG
- the coaBC gene encoding bifunctional phosphopantothenoylcysteine decarboxylase/phosphopantothenate--cysteine ligase CoaBC gives MQLLMQLAGKKIILAVTGSIAAYKTPELVRQLIKAGAEVRVIMTTAAADFVSPLALETVSKHEVLSNVSDGSAWNNHVALGRWADVMLVAPCSANTLAKMANGLCDNLVGAVYLSATCPVLVAPAMDEDMWHHNSTKANLEKIRSFGNKIIPVGHGELASGLVGEGRMAELEDIVNYITDFFLSSRDAALSGLKALVTAGPTYELIDPVRFIGNFSSGKMGVAIAEALADRGVAVTLVLGPSNVSVDNKSIDVVNVVGAEDMYQACVERYAYMDMAIMSAAVADYRPANMADEKIKKKGDTLDIQLEKTKDILATLGQQKKDGQLLIGFALETNNELENAKDKLARKNADMIVLNSLQDKGAGFGHDTNKVTLIRKNGKQDDLPLMSKNDVAITIVNTIKEILNAEKTI, from the coding sequence TTGCAGTTACTTATGCAATTAGCAGGTAAAAAAATAATACTGGCTGTAACCGGCAGCATTGCGGCATATAAAACTCCTGAGCTGGTAAGACAGCTTATAAAAGCAGGGGCTGAAGTGCGTGTGATAATGACCACAGCAGCGGCAGATTTTGTTAGCCCTTTAGCGTTAGAAACAGTTTCTAAGCATGAAGTGTTGAGTAATGTTAGCGATGGTTCGGCTTGGAACAATCATGTAGCACTTGGCCGCTGGGCAGATGTTATGTTGGTGGCGCCATGTAGCGCTAATACACTAGCTAAAATGGCTAATGGCTTATGTGATAATTTAGTAGGAGCAGTATACTTATCAGCAACCTGCCCGGTATTAGTTGCCCCGGCTATGGATGAAGATATGTGGCATCATAATAGCACTAAGGCTAACTTGGAGAAGATCAGGTCTTTTGGTAATAAAATCATCCCTGTTGGGCATGGAGAACTGGCTAGTGGATTAGTAGGTGAGGGGCGTATGGCTGAACTGGAAGATATAGTCAACTATATCACAGATTTTTTTTTGAGTAGCAGAGATGCTGCTTTAAGTGGGCTAAAGGCGTTAGTAACTGCAGGCCCTACATATGAACTAATTGATCCTGTTCGTTTTATAGGTAATTTTTCTTCTGGTAAGATGGGTGTGGCAATAGCTGAAGCACTGGCTGACAGAGGGGTTGCTGTTACATTGGTATTAGGCCCTTCTAATGTGAGTGTTGATAATAAGTCAATAGATGTGGTAAATGTGGTAGGTGCGGAAGATATGTATCAGGCTTGTGTGGAAAGGTATGCTTATATGGATATGGCTATCATGTCAGCCGCTGTTGCCGATTATAGGCCAGCAAATATGGCTGATGAGAAAATAAAGAAGAAAGGTGATACGTTAGATATACAACTGGAAAAAACGAAAGATATATTAGCTACATTAGGGCAGCAGAAAAAGGACGGGCAGTTGTTGATCGGTTTTGCATTGGAAACAAACAATGAGTTGGAAAATGCAAAAGATAAATTAGCAAGAAAAAATGCAGATATGATCGTGCTTAATTCGCTGCAAGATAAGGGTGCTGGGTTTGGTCATGATACTAATAAGGTGACCTTGATTAGAAAAAATGGTAAGCAAGATGACCTACCATTAATGAGTAAGAATGACGTGGCTATTACTATTGTAAATACTATTAAGGAGATATTAAATGCTGAAAAAACTATTTAG
- a CDS encoding DNRLRE domain-containing protein: MKYLYSYLLALAFTLSATAQTTIPIHKYESFIATPQDSAAAIVFKILGCPSSHHYYKFEDSVVPIYDEITCTAWTYNSGGCSDGYVRSLQTFPQLATLPSNITIDSARLKLTGKTLPFISNTYGNSYHTGSPYFSSGSNEVEVQRILQNWSVKTTTWNNQPATTPTNMVVIPASTSKDQYHVTLDVTGMIQDMVDSSQPYGFLFKTQVEAYYRSMVFYSSNTTAGSETVNKRPELEIYYHYDSTISTSIANTSVNALSLKLYPNPARDRIVLGIQSLKSFNLKCNVINYNGQVLKQESYQVDKGYNTIPISVEELPSGTYMLSINDGINTQYKRFTKL; this comes from the coding sequence ATGAAATATCTATACTCCTATCTATTGGCATTAGCCTTTACCCTTAGCGCTACTGCGCAAACAACTATCCCGATACATAAATATGAGTCTTTTATAGCTACACCCCAAGACTCTGCTGCTGCAATTGTCTTTAAAATATTAGGATGTCCATCATCTCACCATTACTATAAGTTTGAAGATTCTGTTGTTCCTATTTATGATGAGATCACTTGTACGGCATGGACCTACAATTCTGGGGGGTGTAGTGATGGTTATGTAAGGTCTTTACAAACATTTCCTCAATTAGCAACTTTGCCATCCAATATCACTATTGATAGTGCAAGGCTGAAACTGACAGGGAAGACACTCCCTTTCATTAGTAATACTTATGGCAACTCCTATCATACCGGTTCTCCTTATTTTTCTTCGGGTTCCAATGAGGTAGAAGTGCAACGTATATTGCAAAATTGGTCTGTAAAAACAACCACATGGAATAACCAGCCAGCTACTACGCCTACCAATATGGTAGTTATACCTGCCTCTACCAGCAAGGATCAATATCATGTTACATTAGATGTAACAGGTATGATTCAGGACATGGTAGACTCTTCTCAACCTTATGGCTTTTTGTTTAAAACTCAAGTAGAAGCATACTATAGAAGCATGGTCTTTTATTCCAGTAATACAACTGCTGGTTCAGAAACCGTGAATAAAAGACCTGAATTGGAGATATACTATCATTATGATAGTACAATTAGTACTTCTATAGCTAATACAAGTGTTAATGCACTATCCCTCAAACTATATCCGAATCCAGCGAGAGATAGGATAGTTCTTGGTATTCAGTCGCTTAAGTCATTTAACTTAAAGTGTAATGTAATTAATTACAACGGTCAGGTATTAAAGCAAGAAAGTTATCAGGTTGACAAAGGGTATAATACAATTCCTATTTCTGTAGAAGAGTTGCCTTCAGGCACTTATATGCTCTCTATAAATGATGGGATAAATACTCAATATAAACGATTTACAAAGCTATAA
- a CDS encoding sigma-70 family RNA polymerase sigma factor, translating into MESIFYCIFIENLLFDLIAKDRDINLTDDEIIALHRKANDNKWLGVLLERYTTLLLGVGIKYLKDKDASADAVQQVFLKVLTSLPSGEIKNFKGWLYILMRNHCFQVLRDNKQERAIDAFYDLPADMPASEAELYKQEAELTQMKVAIEELDEGQRECVKMFYLEKKSYQDIMTRYGYTFKQVKSYIQNGKRNLKKLIIERRNNGGNHE; encoded by the coding sequence ATGGAAAGTATTTTTTATTGCATCTTTATAGAGAACCTTCTTTTTGATTTGATAGCAAAAGATAGAGATATTAACCTTACTGATGATGAGATCATTGCCCTACATAGAAAGGCCAATGATAACAAATGGTTGGGTGTTTTACTAGAGCGTTATACGACTTTGCTACTCGGTGTTGGTATCAAATACTTAAAAGATAAGGATGCTTCAGCAGATGCTGTGCAACAAGTGTTTCTGAAGGTGCTCACTTCTTTACCATCAGGAGAAATAAAGAATTTTAAAGGTTGGCTGTATATATTGATGCGCAACCACTGCTTTCAGGTGCTAAGAGATAATAAACAAGAAAGGGCGATAGATGCTTTTTATGACCTGCCTGCTGATATGCCTGCCAGTGAGGCGGAGTTATATAAGCAAGAAGCAGAGTTGACACAAATGAAGGTAGCTATTGAAGAGTTGGATGAGGGGCAGCGAGAATGTGTTAAAATGTTCTATCTTGAAAAGAAGAGCTATCAAGATATAATGACAAGGTATGGCTATACGTTCAAGCAAGTGAAAAGCTATATCCAGAATGGGAAAAGAAATTTAAAGAAACTAATAATTGAACGCCGAAATAATGGCGGCAATCATGAGTGA
- a CDS encoding GNAT family protein encodes MKPTTQILTTPRMVLEEITPESLAYIMANNTDEEIKNIMGYDDAGLALAKERLEKGMTYYHITFKYWLLKDKTNNNTIGTCGFYRVYPDHDRAEIGYVMTGISYREQGLMKEAAQRILKYGFEEMKMHRIEAFASPTNTPSIKILEGLGMSYEGLMKEHFLKNGLYEDSACYAILKSEYKTS; translated from the coding sequence ATGAAACCGACTACACAAATATTAACGACCCCTAGGATGGTATTGGAAGAAATAACACCAGAAAGCCTAGCATATATAATGGCTAATAATACAGATGAAGAGATAAAGAATATTATGGGTTATGATGATGCTGGACTTGCTCTTGCTAAAGAAAGATTAGAGAAAGGGATGACCTACTATCACATCACATTCAAATACTGGTTATTAAAAGACAAAACAAATAATAATACCATAGGCACGTGTGGCTTCTACCGTGTATATCCTGATCATGACCGTGCTGAGATAGGCTATGTAATGACAGGCATCAGTTATCGTGAGCAAGGACTAATGAAAGAAGCTGCACAAAGAATATTGAAATATGGCTTTGAAGAGATGAAAATGCATAGAATAGAAGCCTTTGCAAGCCCCACCAACACCCCATCAATAAAAATACTTGAAGGACTGGGAATGAGCTATGAGGGTTTGATGAAAGAACATTTTCTAAAAAATGGCCTTTATGAAGATTCTGCCTGCTATGCTATCCTCAAAAGTGAGTACAAAACATCATAA
- a CDS encoding acyl-CoA dehydrogenase: MNFQLTEEQIAVQMAARDFAKNRLLPGVIERDDQQKFPAEEVKELGELGFMGMMVDPKYGGSGMDSVSYVLAMEEISKIDASTSVCMSVNNSLVCWGLETYGNEEQKQKYLTELASGQKIGAFLLSEPEAGSDATSQRTTAEDAGDHYILNGTKNWITNGSTASYYLVIAQTYPEKGHKGINALIVHKDWPGVTVGAKENKLGIRGSDTHTIMFQDVKVPKENRIGEDGFGFKFAMKVLAGGRIGIAAQALGIASGAYELALKYSKERKAFGTEISNHQAVAFKLADMATAIEAARLLCIKAAWTKDQGEDYTLSASIAKLYASEIAQWVTNEAVQIHGGYGYVKEFHVERLMRDAKITQIYEGTSEVQKIVISRTVLKD; the protein is encoded by the coding sequence ATGAATTTTCAACTTACAGAAGAGCAGATTGCCGTACAGATGGCGGCTAGAGACTTTGCAAAGAACAGATTACTACCAGGTGTTATTGAGCGTGACGACCAGCAAAAGTTTCCTGCAGAGGAAGTAAAAGAGCTTGGAGAACTTGGCTTTATGGGCATGATGGTAGACCCAAAATATGGTGGTTCGGGGATGGACAGTGTCTCTTATGTTCTAGCAATGGAGGAGATCTCTAAGATAGATGCTTCAACATCTGTTTGTATGAGTGTAAACAACTCATTGGTATGCTGGGGATTAGAAACTTATGGTAACGAAGAACAAAAACAAAAATACCTTACAGAGTTAGCTAGTGGTCAAAAGATAGGAGCTTTTCTATTAAGTGAACCTGAAGCTGGTTCTGACGCTACATCGCAACGCACTACTGCTGAAGATGCAGGAGATCACTATATCCTTAATGGTACTAAGAACTGGATCACTAACGGTAGTACAGCGTCTTACTATTTAGTAATAGCACAAACATACCCTGAAAAAGGCCACAAAGGCATCAATGCACTTATTGTACATAAAGACTGGCCTGGTGTAACCGTTGGTGCTAAAGAGAATAAACTTGGTATTCGTGGTAGTGATACACACACCATTATGTTCCAAGATGTAAAGGTTCCTAAAGAGAACCGCATCGGTGAAGATGGCTTTGGTTTCAAATTTGCAATGAAAGTTTTAGCAGGTGGCCGTATCGGTATTGCTGCACAAGCATTAGGTATCGCAAGTGGCGCTTATGAATTAGCGCTTAAATACTCTAAAGAGCGTAAAGCTTTTGGTACAGAAATATCTAACCACCAAGCGGTTGCTTTCAAACTAGCAGACATGGCTACAGCAATTGAAGCGGCTCGTCTACTTTGCATCAAAGCTGCATGGACTAAAGACCAAGGTGAAGACTATACACTTTCTGCATCTATAGCTAAGCTTTATGCTTCTGAAATAGCGCAATGGGTAACTAACGAAGCAGTACAAATACATGGCGGTTATGGTTATGTAAAAGAATTCCACGTAGAGCGTTTGATGCGTGATGCTAAGATCACTCAGATATATGAAGGAACAAGTGAAGTACAGAAAATTGTGATCAGCAGAACAGTACTAAAAGACTAG